One Brassica napus cultivar Da-Ae chromosome A5, Da-Ae, whole genome shotgun sequence DNA window includes the following coding sequences:
- the LOC125608818 gene encoding uncharacterized protein LOC125608818, with protein MFIEMFQLLFTIVAVEAALILTLGFGTPVRRVVVKLLDLLKQGRGPLVTKTVAATMLVLFGSVLFSTIQINTRVSESGGVANPTDQVMFANRLLESFLMGTVLFLALVMDRMHYYTRELQITRRNLEVAVKKTKTAA; from the exons ATGTTCATAGAGATGTTTCAGCTATTGTTCACGATCGTGGCGGTTGAAGCCGCCCTGATCTTAACACTCGGGTTTGGGACTCCAGTAAGAAGAGTGGTGGTGAAATTGCTTGACCTGCTGAAGCAAGGCCGAGGACCACTGGTTACAAAGACGGTTGCAGCCACTATGCTTGTGTTGTTTGGATCGGTTCTGTTCAGCACGATTCAGATCAACACAAGAGTCTCCGAGTCTGGTGGTGTAGCTAACCCGACTGATCAAGTCATGTTTGCGAATCGCCTCCTCGAATCTTTCCTCATgg GGACTGTGTTGTTCTTGGCATTGGTGATGGACAGAATGCATTACTACACAAGAGAGCTTCAAATCACAAGAAGAAACTTGGAGGTTGCAGTAAAGAAGACCAAAACAGCTGCTTAA
- the LOC125608817 gene encoding putative sugar transporter ERD6-like 13 yields MGKEPLLQKVRIQEDIESDKKTRVNGGDDDGPVTFVLLLTTVTALWGTFSYGTAAGFTSPAQTGMMEGLNLSLAEFSFFGSVLTIGGLVGAALSGRFADLFGRGALWVSNSFCMAGWLMIAFSQATWSLDIGRFLLGVASGVTSYVVPVYIVEIAPKRIRGAFSAVSMLVMCASMAFSFLVGSVISWQNLALFSNFSCVLEFAGLVFIPESPRWLSRNGRVKESEVALQRLRGGNSTNITKEAAEIKKYMEKLQESKEDGLLELFKPRYSRAVIVGIGLLVLQQLGGLSGYTFYMSSIFNKAGFPNNVGVTIATVVQATMSIFGLIIVDKFGRRPLLMVATGMMCLGSFITGLSFCFSNQTNLQSYALLDNYTSISTLIGVLVFLTSITIGIGGIPWVIVSEMTPMNIKGSSGTLCNITSWSSNWFVSYTFNFLFQWSSCGVFFIYSMISGMGILFVIKMVPETRGRSLEEIQADVAR; encoded by the exons ATGGGGAAAGAACCACTGCTTCAGAAAGTGAGGATTCAAGAAGACATCGAGTCAGATAAGAAGACTCGTGTCAATGGCGGAGACGATGACGGCCCCGTCACGTTTGTTTTACTCCTCACAACCGTAACTGCTCTCTGGGGCACTTTCTCCTATGGCACTGCC GCCGGCTTTACGTCACCAGCTCAAACTGGGATGATGGAAGGACTAAATCTCTCGTTGGCTGAG TTTTCATTCTTTGGATCTGTATTAACAATTGGTGGACTCGTGGGAGCCGCGTTGTCGGGAAGATTCGCCGATCTTTTTGGGAGAGGC GCATTGTGGGTGTCAAATTCATTTTGCATGGCCGGCTGGCTTATGATAGCCTTCTCTCAG GCGACTTGGTCACTTGATATTGGACGATTTCTTCTCGGAGTTGCATCTGGCGTAACTTCTTATGTG GTGCCCGTCTACATTGTAGAAATTGCACCCAAAAGAATCAGAGGCGCGTTCTCTGCGGTTAGCATG cTTGTGATGTGTGCTAGCATGGCCTTCAGTTTCCTTGTTGGATCAGTAATTTCATGGCAGAACTTAGCTCTCTTCAGtaattt TTCTTGTGTTCTAGAATTCGCCGGTTTGGTCTTTATACCGGAGTCTCCTAGGTGGCTG tctAGAAATGGTCGGGTTAAAGAGTCGGAAGTTGCACTCCAACGTCTACGAGGAGGAAACAGCACTAATATCACCAAAGAAGCTGCAGAAATCAAA aaATATATGGAAAAACTTCAAGAATCCAAAGAAGATGGTCTTCTTGAACTCTTCAAACCGCGATATTCTCGTGCTGTTATT GTGGGGATTGGATTGCTAGTACTGCAACAACTCGGAGGTCTCAGTGGTTATACATTTTACATGAGCTCGATTTTTAACAAAGCTG GGTTTCCTAACAACGTAGGAGTGACGATAGCTACCGTGGTGCAAGCCACGATGAGCATTTTCGGATTGATAATCGTGGATAAATTTGGGAGACGACCTCTTTTAATG GTTGCGACGGGCATGATGTGTCTGGGGTCATTCATCACAGGGCTGTCGTTTTGTTTCAG CAATCAAACTAATTTACAGAGTTATGCTTTACTCGACAATTACACCTCGATTTCAACACTGATCGGAGTGCTG GTGTTTCTAACTTCGATCACAATTGGAATAGGAGGTATTCCATGGGTCATTGTCTCCGAG ATGACACCGATGAATATAAAGGGTTCATCAGGGACGCTATGCAATATAACTAGCTGGTCCTCTAATTGGTTCGTTTCGTACACATTCAACTTCCTCTTCCAGTGGAGCTCTTGTG GTGTGTTTTTCATATATTCAATGATATCGGGTATGGGCATCCTATTTGTGATAAAAATGGTACCAGAGACTCGAGGTCGTTCCCTTGAAGAAATTCAAGCCGATGTTGCCCGATAA